In Camelina sativa cultivar DH55 chromosome 17, Cs, whole genome shotgun sequence, the genomic stretch TCAGACATCCTCTAATCTAACTACTGGGCTGAAATGAGTGCTATGATGTCTTTTAAACAATCTATGATTCGTTTAGTTTTAACACTCACTTATGGTTCTTGATGACAAAGAACTCTCCTCCTGCTGAATTCTCTTTTTATCGTTGTCAGACTTTATCTCACCATAAAAGTAAGAGACAAAACCCCAAAGGGAGAGAGCAAGAGAGAGTCCCTTCTCTGCTTGAAACTTTTCATGGTAAAATATAACAGCTAAAACCTCCGTGATGGGCAAAAGGACTGATATCATGATACCCGAGACGAGAGAAGATGTGCAGAAGATTAATCCAATGGCTCCCAAGAAGAAGCCTTGCCATATTATAGCCGAAAACACAGCCACAACATAGAACAGTACCTCTCCAAGCTTGaactcttttgcttcttttggtAGAgcctgcaaaagaaaagaaaaataaggagGGAAGGATTCAAGTAAAACCATCTCGTGTTGAAACTCTTTTGCAGGTTTAAGATTCAAAAGACTACTGACTAACCTTGAAATCACCAGCGATGGACATACCAATGAGGCTGACAATAGAAGCAAGGAAGCACAAAATCATCTGGAGAACGAGCGTATAGCTCAAGGGTTGCTTAGCTTTCTGGTAAGCAAGTTCCACTAATGGCAAGATAAAAGCATACACAACAGCTGCAGCCACGGTCACCAAGAACCCAGTAACGTATTGCTTGTGGGTCTCATGAACGGGCTTATCAGTTTCGGTATGCATTCCCAATACCGCAGCTCCAACAGTCAACAACACAACAGCATTAATGGTAAAAGGAGTAAACTTATGTTTAACCATGAAGAATGAGAAGATAGCTATAAAAGCTAACTGTGAAGCAATGATGAGAGCAGCCGTTGAAACTGGGAGATAAGCTATACCATATGCATACAAGTAATTATCAAAGCCAGAGAGAATGCCTATGAAAATAGCCGCGCCAAGAAGGCGCGGTTTGATAAGAAAGAAACTTGTTGCATTTTCGCCTCCATTGTTGTTTCTGCGCCGGTGAATGTAAGAGAAGAGCAAAGGGATGAAGATAACAG encodes the following:
- the LOC104757161 gene encoding purine permease 3-like, whose translation is MAKALVIINCIILAIGNCGGPLIMRLYFNNGGKRIWFSTFLETAGFPVIFIPLLFSYIHRRRNNNGGENATSFFLIKPRLLGAAIFIGILSGFDNYLYAYGIAYLPVSTAALIIASQLAFIAIFSFFMVKHKFTPFTINAVVLLTVGAAVLGMHTETDKPVHETHKQYVTGFLVTVAAAVVYAFILPLVELAYQKAKQPLSYTLVLQMILCFLASIVSLIGMSIAGDFKALPKEAKEFKLGEVLFYVVAVFSAIIWQGFFLGAIGLIFCTSSLVSGIMISVLLPITEVLAVIFYHEKFQAEKGLSLALSLWGFVSYFYGEIKSDNDKKRIQQEESSLSSRTISEC